In one window of Bos taurus isolate L1 Dominette 01449 registration number 42190680 breed Hereford chromosome 15, ARS-UCD2.0, whole genome shotgun sequence DNA:
- the RPS13 gene encoding small ribosomal subunit protein uS15 has product MGRMHAPGKGLSQSALPYRRSVPTWLKLTSDDVKEQIYKLAKKGLTPSQIGVILRDSHGVAQVRFVTGNKILRILKSKGLAPDLPEDLYHLIKKAVAVRKHLERNRKDKDAKFRLILIESRIHRLARYYKTKRVLPPNWKYESSTASALVA; this is encoded by the exons ATGGGTCGCATGCACGCTCCCGG GAAGGGCCTGTCCCAGTCGGCTCTGCCCTACCGCCGCAGCGTCCCCACC TGGCTGAAGCTCACTTCTGACGACGTGAAGGAGCAGATCTACAAACTGGCCAAGAAAGGCCTGACTCCCTCACAGATCG GTGTGATCCTGAGAGACTCTCATGGTGTTGCACAAGTACGTTTTGTGACAGGCAACAAAATCTTGAGAATTCTTAAGTCCAAAGGACTTGCTCCTGATCTCCCTGAGGATCTCTATCATTTAATTAAGAAAGCTGTTGCTGTTAGGAAGCATCTTGAGAGGAACAGAAAG gaTAAAGATGCTAAATTCCGTCTGATTCTGATTGAGAGCCGTATTCACCGGTTGGCTCGATACTACAAGACCAAACGAGTCCTACCCCCTAATTGGAAATA cgaGTCATCCACAGCCTCTGCCCTGGTTGCATAG